The Meiothermus ruber DSM 1279 genome includes the window AGCGGCTGGCCCTGGAAATTGGCCGTATCGCCCGCGAAGACTTCCTCCAGCAAAACGGCTTTGACCCGGTGGACGCGAGCTGCTCAATGGCCAAGGCCTACGGCATCATGCAGATGATCCTGGCGGCCTACAAGCAAGGCGAGCTGGCCCTGGCCAAAGGGGCGACCATCGCGGACTTCCTGAACGACCCGGTGATCGAGAAAATCGGGCGGGCCCGCTACGTGCCCGAGGAGGAGTTCCCCGCCTACAAGGCCGAGTTCGATCAGATGATCAAGACCGCTTTCCTGGGTGCGGTCAAGGCGTAAGGAGGTTTTGATGCTCAAGAAAGAATACAACGCCGTAACTTACGTCTCCGGCCCGCTTTTGTTCCTGGAGGGGGCCGCCGATCTGGCCTACGGCGCCATTGTGAACATTGACGACGGCACCGGCCGCATCCGCGGCGGTCAGGTGATTGAAGTCTCCGACCAGTACACGGTTTTGCAGGTTTTCGAGGAGACCTCGGGGCTGAACCTCGAGCGCACCACGGTATCGCTGGTGGAAGACGTGGCCCGCCTGGGCGTATCCAAGGAGATGGTGGGCCGGGCCTTCAACGGGATTGGCAAGCCCATTGACGGCCTGCCCCCGGTGGTGGCCGACAAGCGCCTGCCCATCAACGGTGCGCCCATCAACCCGGTGGCCCGCGAGAAGCCCGAGGAGTTCATCCAGACCGGTATCAGCGCCATTGACGTCAACATGACCCTGGTGCGCGGCCAGAAGCTGCCCATCTTCTCGGGCTCGGGCCTGCCCCACAACGAGCTGGCCGCCCAGATCGCCCGCCAGGCCAAGGTGCTGGGCGAGGGCGAGGGCTTCGCGGTGGTGTTCGCAGCGATGGGGATTACCCAGCGCGAGGTGAGCTACTTCATGCAGGAGTTCGAGCGCACCGGGGCTCTCTCCCGCTCGGTACTCTTCCTCAACAAAGCCGACGACCCCACCGTGGAGCGCCTGCTCACCCCCCGCATGGCCCTGACCGCCGCCGAGTACCTGGCCTTCGAGCACGACTACCACGTGCTGGTCATCCTCACCGACATGACCAACTACTGCGAGGCCCTGCGCGAGATCGGTGGGGCCCGT containing:
- a CDS encoding V-type ATP synthase subunit B: MLKKEYNAVTYVSGPLLFLEGAADLAYGAIVNIDDGTGRIRGGQVIEVSDQYTVLQVFEETSGLNLERTTVSLVEDVARLGVSKEMVGRAFNGIGKPIDGLPPVVADKRLPINGAPINPVAREKPEEFIQTGISAIDVNMTLVRGQKLPIFSGSGLPHNELAAQIARQAKVLGEGEGFAVVFAAMGITQREVSYFMQEFERTGALSRSVLFLNKADDPTVERLLTPRMALTAAEYLAFEHDYHVLVILTDMTNYCEALREIGGAREEIPGRRGYPGYMYTDLASLYERAGVVHGKKGSVTQIPILSMPGDDITHPIPDLTGYITEGQIFIARDLAQQGIFPPINVQPSLSRLMNNGIGKGKTRADHKELADQLFSSYARGVNLRRLVAITGEDALTEMDKKYLRFADNFEKKFINQGQKERSIEESLNIGWALLSDFPPSELKRIRREYIEQYHQKTGKLEELVGA